In Leucobacter sp. CX169, a single genomic region encodes these proteins:
- a CDS encoding iron ABC transporter permease has product MNRPPRVRRRARHVRRWPLGSVIAWGAAVLVPLAFLLVFFVWPVVALVSTGFLGGVGGRAGGIDLSGLTEVLGSARTWRALGQTLAQAAAGTALSVVLGVPAAFVLYRLRFRGRAALRGLLTVPFVLPTVVVAVAFRAVFGPGGPLAFLDIDGSFVIIVLALAFFNVTVVMRTVGGFWAQLDARPEQAASCLGASPARVWWTVTLPALTPAIASAAALVFLFCATSFGIVLVLGGREFQTIETEIYRLTVQYLDLRGAAVLSILQLVIVAAAIAVSARLRSGRERAAAMRPAAARIRRTHLPVLAVFAVTILVLHMLPIGSLVLRSLRTVDGAWTLEHYHNLVVPPPDSPLSGSVLDSAWLSIRLALVAALIAVVLGVLVALVASRRPRSRALRRGIHAFDGAVMLPIGVSAVTVGFGLLLTMHRPLGIGIDLRSSIVLIPVAQALIALPLVVRTIAPVLRAIDPRLRDAAATLGADGWRVLRTIDLPVAGRALGLAVGFAFAASLGEFGATAFLVRPDAQTLPVVIAQLISRQGVENYEAAIAASVLLGALTAGVMLVAERLRGDWAGEI; this is encoded by the coding sequence ATGAATCGACCACCGCGCGTGCGGCGGCGAGCCCGCCACGTGCGGCGCTGGCCGCTCGGCAGTGTGATCGCGTGGGGTGCCGCCGTGCTGGTGCCGCTCGCGTTCCTGCTCGTCTTCTTCGTCTGGCCGGTCGTCGCCCTCGTGTCGACCGGCTTTCTGGGCGGCGTCGGCGGGCGCGCGGGCGGGATCGACCTCTCGGGGCTCACCGAGGTGCTCGGTTCGGCGCGCACCTGGCGGGCCCTGGGCCAGACCCTCGCGCAGGCCGCCGCGGGCACGGCGCTCTCGGTCGTCCTCGGCGTGCCTGCCGCGTTCGTGCTCTACCGCCTGCGCTTTCGCGGGAGGGCGGCGCTGCGCGGGCTCCTCACTGTGCCGTTCGTGCTGCCGACGGTCGTCGTCGCGGTCGCGTTTCGCGCGGTGTTCGGCCCGGGGGGCCCGCTCGCGTTTCTCGACATCGACGGCAGCTTCGTCATCATTGTGCTCGCCCTCGCCTTCTTCAACGTGACCGTCGTGATGCGCACCGTCGGCGGATTCTGGGCGCAGCTCGATGCCCGCCCGGAACAGGCGGCGAGCTGCCTCGGCGCGAGCCCCGCGCGGGTGTGGTGGACGGTCACGCTGCCCGCGCTCACCCCGGCGATCGCGTCCGCCGCAGCCCTCGTGTTTCTCTTCTGCGCGACCTCGTTCGGCATCGTGCTCGTGCTCGGCGGGCGCGAGTTTCAGACCATCGAGACCGAGATCTACCGGCTCACGGTGCAGTACCTCGATCTGCGTGGGGCGGCGGTGCTCTCGATCCTGCAGCTCGTCATCGTCGCCGCGGCGATCGCCGTCTCGGCGCGGTTGCGCTCGGGGCGCGAACGCGCGGCGGCGATGCGCCCGGCGGCGGCCCGGATCCGGCGCACCCACCTGCCGGTACTTGCCGTCTTCGCGGTGACCATTCTCGTGCTGCACATGCTGCCCATCGGGTCGCTGGTGCTGCGCTCGCTGCGCACCGTCGACGGGGCCTGGACGCTCGAGCACTACCACAACCTCGTCGTGCCGCCGCCGGACTCGCCGCTGTCGGGTTCGGTGCTCGACTCGGCGTGGCTGTCTATCCGGCTTGCCCTCGTCGCGGCGCTCATCGCCGTGGTGCTCGGGGTGCTGGTCGCCCTCGTCGCGTCGCGGCGGCCCCGGTCGCGAGCGCTTCGTCGCGGGATCCACGCCTTCGACGGCGCCGTCATGTTGCCGATCGGGGTCTCTGCCGTGACCGTCGGATTTGGGCTGCTGCTCACGATGCATCGCCCACTGGGCATCGGCATCGACCTCCGCAGCTCGATCGTGCTGATCCCGGTCGCGCAGGCGCTCATTGCGCTGCCGTTGGTCGTGCGCACGATCGCTCCGGTGCTGCGGGCGATCGACCCGAGGCTGCGCGACGCCGCGGCGACACTGGGCGCTGACGGGTGGCGGGTGCTCCGCACCATCGATCTGCCGGTCGCGGGCCGGGCGCTGGGGCTCGCGGTGGGCTTCGCCTTCGCCGCGTCCCTCGGCGAGTTCGGGGCGACCGCTTTCCTCGTTCGGCCCGACGCACAGACGCTGCCCGTGGTGATCGCGCAACTGATTTCGCGCCAGGGCGTTGAAAACTACGAGGCGGCGATTGCGGCGTCGGTGCTGCTCGGTGCGCTGACCGCAGGGGTCATGCTGGTGGCCGAGCGACTTCGGGGAGACTGGGCGGGCGAGATATGA
- a CDS encoding thiamine ABC transporter substrate binding subunit, with amino-acid sequence MMRTRIVNRTARRALPVTIVIAATLAVAGCQGAEATGSASPNAVTIMVHDSFPNDEFAQAASAATGLDVTVLTAGDGGELTNKLVLTQGAPIADAFFGVDNALVSRLIEHDVVEPYAAELPQGAADFAFDDKGSVVPVDHGATCVNIDPAWFAERGIPAPVSYEDLAKPAYRDLTVLLDPTSSSTGTSFLVGTVAHFGEDAFAEYWADLLDNGALLAQGWTEGYNGQFTQGGESGTRPIVVSYSTSPAWTVTEDGSASTTANLPETCSTQIEYAGVLRGAENPEGARAVIDYLLSQEFQGTIADTMFMYPVDASVTLPEEWLRFATLPESLNDLPAATIGAERDEWLRSWGEATGF; translated from the coding sequence ATGATGCGTACCCGAATTGTGAATCGGACGGCGCGACGCGCGCTTCCCGTGACGATCGTCATTGCGGCCACGCTTGCCGTCGCCGGCTGCCAGGGGGCGGAGGCCACCGGCAGCGCGTCGCCGAACGCCGTGACGATCATGGTGCACGACTCGTTCCCGAACGACGAGTTCGCGCAGGCCGCGAGCGCGGCGACGGGCCTCGACGTCACGGTGTTGACGGCCGGCGATGGGGGAGAGCTCACGAACAAGCTCGTGCTCACCCAGGGCGCCCCGATCGCCGACGCGTTCTTCGGCGTCGACAACGCGCTCGTCTCCCGCCTCATCGAGCACGACGTCGTCGAGCCGTACGCGGCCGAGCTGCCGCAGGGCGCCGCCGACTTCGCGTTTGACGATAAGGGTTCGGTCGTTCCGGTCGACCACGGCGCCACCTGCGTCAACATTGATCCTGCGTGGTTCGCCGAGCGGGGTATCCCTGCACCGGTGAGCTATGAGGACCTGGCGAAGCCCGCCTACCGCGACCTCACGGTGCTGCTTGACCCGACCTCGTCCTCGACGGGGACCTCGTTCCTCGTCGGCACGGTCGCGCACTTCGGCGAGGACGCGTTCGCCGAGTACTGGGCGGACCTGCTGGACAACGGTGCGCTGCTCGCGCAGGGCTGGACTGAGGGGTACAACGGCCAGTTCACGCAGGGCGGCGAATCGGGCACCCGCCCCATCGTCGTCTCGTACAGCACGTCGCCCGCCTGGACGGTGACGGAGGACGGTTCCGCGTCGACGACCGCGAACCTCCCCGAGACCTGCTCGACCCAGATCGAGTACGCCGGGGTGTTGCGCGGGGCGGAGAATCCGGAGGGTGCGCGTGCCGTGATCGACTACCTGCTCTCGCAGGAGTTCCAGGGCACTATCGCCGACACGATGTTCATGTACCCGGTCGACGCGAGCGTCACGCTGCCCGAGGAGTGGCTGCGGTTCGCCACGCTCCCCGAATCGCTCAACGACCTGCCCGCGGCGACGATCGGTGCCGAACGCGACGAGTGGCTGCGCAGCTGGGGCGAGGCGACAGGTTTCTAG
- a CDS encoding DUF6350 family protein, with the protein MKRILTAVITAIEAGAVALAGLVIVAIPTILLWIITFQLGSEPGEVLSALSAVWLLGHAVPLGFTLDAQAALSFGLAPEALRFTLSLAPLGIGLITAGAGARIGWRLGRRGGAGAVGLPAGLAGFAAVTLLPVALAAPLLAAPVWGAVLAPTLFFTLPAVAGFLLRAAHDGHEWWHRALRELHRGIAGLGWRRSPEVIAALADALRLAAATLAVLLALAALGVGVSIVGGYVQVVTLSQHLQLDPIGATAVFILQIAFLPVAVIWALAWFSGSGFAIGAGSSVTPFETLLGPVPALPIFGAIPPAWGTWGSIAILLVVLCAIACGVLFAGRRGAAGALREAGIVLSGAALVGLAVVGLSALATGSIGPDRLDTTGPNPWQAGAFVAAEVAFGLAIGAFAARHDLTRKLARLGRAGAGTTDVLGASAAQQSPLDPADAADFAPEVTLPYGVARAVQEGVLPEIDDAEQVTEDYGASALLPADELDDAAHSGTPVRATLPPQEDGQWAPAAPGIEAELQRASEPEPVPAPFTETDPIDEEEALVRAYAWDDASFTGEVLPAPADDHSDEASGRGAVAPWWRQLGERATRRGRKAKASEADDETATDLPTVDLGSDPLARPEQLD; encoded by the coding sequence ATGAAACGCATCCTGACGGCAGTGATCACTGCGATCGAGGCGGGCGCCGTCGCGCTGGCGGGACTCGTCATTGTGGCGATCCCGACGATCCTGCTCTGGATCATCACCTTTCAGCTCGGAAGCGAGCCGGGCGAGGTGCTCTCCGCCCTGTCCGCGGTCTGGCTGCTCGGGCACGCGGTGCCCCTCGGATTCACGCTCGATGCGCAAGCCGCGCTGAGCTTCGGCCTCGCACCAGAGGCACTGCGGTTCACCCTCTCGCTCGCGCCGCTCGGGATCGGCCTCATCACCGCGGGCGCAGGCGCGCGGATCGGCTGGCGGCTCGGGCGTCGCGGTGGGGCGGGGGCCGTGGGATTGCCCGCAGGCCTCGCCGGGTTCGCCGCCGTCACACTGCTGCCGGTGGCGCTCGCCGCCCCGCTGCTTGCCGCTCCGGTTTGGGGCGCTGTGCTCGCGCCCACACTGTTCTTCACGCTTCCCGCCGTCGCGGGCTTCCTGCTGCGCGCGGCCCACGACGGCCACGAGTGGTGGCACCGCGCCCTGCGTGAGCTGCACCGCGGCATCGCTGGCCTGGGCTGGCGTCGTTCGCCCGAGGTCATCGCGGCTCTCGCCGACGCCCTGCGGCTCGCCGCAGCGACCCTCGCCGTGCTGCTCGCCCTCGCCGCGCTGGGCGTTGGGGTGAGCATTGTGGGCGGGTACGTCCAGGTCGTCACCCTGAGCCAGCACCTGCAGCTGGATCCCATCGGCGCGACCGCGGTCTTCATCCTGCAGATCGCATTCCTCCCGGTGGCCGTCATCTGGGCGCTCGCCTGGTTCAGCGGGTCGGGGTTTGCCATCGGTGCGGGCAGCTCGGTGACCCCGTTCGAGACGCTGCTCGGGCCCGTCCCGGCGCTCCCGATCTTCGGGGCCATCCCGCCCGCCTGGGGCACGTGGGGCTCAATTGCGATCCTGCTCGTCGTGCTCTGCGCGATCGCCTGTGGGGTGCTCTTCGCGGGTCGACGCGGGGCCGCCGGGGCGCTCCGGGAAGCGGGAATCGTCCTGAGCGGGGCGGCGCTCGTCGGTCTTGCGGTCGTCGGTCTCTCGGCGCTCGCGACCGGATCGATCGGCCCCGATCGACTCGACACCACTGGGCCAAACCCGTGGCAGGCCGGGGCGTTCGTCGCGGCCGAGGTCGCGTTCGGCTTGGCCATCGGCGCGTTCGCCGCACGCCATGACCTGACCCGCAAGCTCGCACGGTTGGGGCGTGCGGGGGCGGGCACTACGGACGTGCTGGGCGCAAGCGCTGCGCAGCAGAGCCCGCTCGACCCGGCCGACGCGGCGGACTTTGCCCCCGAAGTGACGCTGCCCTACGGTGTCGCCCGCGCAGTGCAAGAGGGCGTGCTGCCCGAGATCGACGACGCCGAACAGGTGACCGAGGACTACGGTGCATCGGCGCTGCTGCCAGCGGACGAGCTCGACGACGCGGCGCATTCCGGCACGCCTGTTCGCGCTACCCTGCCGCCGCAGGAGGACGGGCAGTGGGCCCCGGCTGCCCCAGGGATCGAGGCTGAGCTCCAGCGCGCATCTGAACCGGAGCCCGTGCCCGCGCCGTTCACCGAAACTGACCCGATCGACGAGGAAGAAGCCCTCGTGCGCGCGTACGCCTGGGACGACGCGTCGTTTACCGGCGAGGTGCTGCCCGCGCCGGCCGATGACCACTCCGACGAGGCGAGCGGACGCGGCGCCGTGGCTCCGTGGTGGCGCCAGCTCGGCGAGCGCGCGACGCGACGCGGGCGCAAGGCGAAGGCTTCGGAGGCCGATGACGAGACGGCCACCGACCTGCCCACGGTCGATCTGGGCAGCGACCCGCTCGCGCGGCCGGAGCAGCTAGACTAA